One genomic window of Devosia salina includes the following:
- a CDS encoding YjbE family putative metal transport protein (Members of this highly hydrophobic protein family,regularly are found preceded by the yybP-ykoY manganese riboswitch (see RF00080). A metal cation transport function is proposed.): MFGFDPSFFSSLLQVIFIDLVLAGDNAVVIGLAAAGLASDLRRKAIMIGILAATVLRIGFALITTQLLSLGGGLLIAGGILLLWVCWKMYRELTVTEAEEEEATEALSNADYNADGSVAGRAPRKTLRQAVVQIIIADVSMSLDNVLAVAGAAQHHFEALVFGLALSVVLMGVAATFIARLLHRFHWIAWIGLLIILFVALRMTVEGLGAFVAIPEIPFIYTPHAAAAAAH, encoded by the coding sequence ATGTTCGGCTTCGACCCGAGTTTCTTCTCTTCGCTTCTGCAGGTCATCTTCATCGACCTGGTCCTGGCTGGCGACAACGCCGTGGTGATCGGCCTGGCGGCCGCGGGCCTGGCGTCGGATCTTCGACGCAAGGCCATCATGATCGGCATCCTGGCGGCGACCGTCTTGCGCATCGGCTTTGCGTTGATCACGACGCAGCTGCTCTCGCTCGGCGGCGGCTTGCTCATCGCCGGCGGTATCCTGCTGCTGTGGGTCTGCTGGAAGATGTATCGCGAGCTCACCGTCACCGAGGCCGAGGAAGAAGAGGCCACCGAGGCGCTCTCCAATGCCGACTACAATGCCGATGGCAGCGTGGCCGGGCGGGCGCCGCGCAAGACCCTGCGGCAGGCGGTGGTCCAGATCATCATCGCCGATGTGTCGATGTCGCTCGACAATGTGCTGGCTGTGGCTGGTGCCGCACAACACCATTTCGAAGCGCTGGTCTTCGGCCTGGCCCTGTCGGTGGTGCTGATGGGTGTTGCCGCGACCTTCATCGCGCGCTTGCTGCACCGTTTCCACTGGATCGCCTGGATCGGCCTGCTCATCATCCTGTTCGTTGCGCTTCGCATGACCGTTGAGGGCTTGGGGGCCTTTGTCGCCATCCCGGAAATCCCGTTCATCTACACGCCGCATGCTGCAGCGGCCGCTGCGCACTGA